One window from the genome of Neospora caninum Liverpool complete genome, chromosome VI encodes:
- a CDS encoding Protein kinase domain-containing protein, related, producing the protein MKGGSKQMEKGGKKLEDSERVIAGGERARPNLKEKGRASRTTHLNRAHFHPPRFASSSSASSASSACSASSSSSSTSSFSSPAASRRPSVASASSAAVDDRGHPVREGLRVASPSGGLPLHSEREDTRVRSPVSPSVEKTASRCRRRSLKALLASPEFALEELSRRNRLPDRTSVSPFPFPYLNLSPAFPSAERSNDPAARGREDGKKTSQSAALRRETCERDGAGERKSGWWAWVKRRFAPGAHPAKRETQDGDGADGEAEGTNESSPRASAGERVVREREGEGGFPTMGHPDSAEPLSPAAPADSDSRGRAAAFLSAALPSFSPQPPRAALRLCILVWADRRVYRGETFASSVRHGCGYTLYGGGATGASASLAEKRVSCLNRATLFSQPRSQFPLQSAFLSFNDWSALALLKGVAGTRDVPTVYRQTTPAAQADSLLASAQNGLFPQTADLSSRLRLVDGKGGTGGARGWRLAGLETRGQPRGRAAPNAESPSRRRRGPRRDSEDSAGEARDADEKLAAALAVLACASPRIAAGYCGHWEKDQRSGWGVFVRGNSGLKYEGFWRNDCREGLGVQTLAQGVRFVGCFRRGVRHGKGVLFQPNGSLYAGEWENGYVVKQELLFFGAFVERDAARVETSAREARREGKDEARGPKRAEEETAGGNTEKKDEKGQTYVGSSSWRRAEEQAIDASKVDSAPGGSKSQEIGLSWRFSQTEKERKGHTRAGSSRSRAQGTGVEEAETSGDRNHVRGRVTRRTCSPTSSPVIDSSDLPSSVDEAEERDGDSAGERRLTFRREKKDRRSGSRAETSGARQRPRSLLSCVQLSVKNTVRYDSPGAREEERKRRRRRRRRTGSGSGMASPCRCETSEGRNEDFAEIRLKEGTPRLETQQPFASSSSSSPPLQSPRSGGEAADDVSASQATVELSPAPTGAERGGRREEGSRKAKAAPVTQVEVDGEQRERPRRGPGEDEGEGRSRRVALQAASAEPSLDGPAQSPRAKQEERKKMFVDFQRQMNEARRFSSAAACEEWGTSEVAHFFACQGFPLSLREILIAQDIDGSALLQVQEEDLEEMGVHAWEDRRLVLLVAGILHKLKRRHSQRTLYMSPEQLQQAQEVVATLEIPAAEVSLEGRVGEGGYSRVYRARWRYTRSLELEQQRQALLQYRQDVHNYYAWVHQFSSQSPALQSSNSAQNPETRHTCRPSSRLPAARLCSASSASPLSVADPVTTETPQSRLSPWPQGGGGHRSPPGRSFAEDSACPGGSPRAPQRCGSELQAGPWSLAPVSHPLRRCPGPALHPSAGVQPSVYGPVPFPEPVPFPGTSSAFVSSTSPHLPAGPHLVPPPLPLPLFPAPGAARSGPAFPGDMCVAVKVFRQRELRALQRSFFSELSVLCRLTHPNIAMLLGVVSAPLYGLVTEYVPAGSLFDMLHVRRIPLSFTQVVRFGRDICHGMRYLHEQGVLHCDLKSPNVLLGKRGEIKLCDFGLATLIDAAPDADAQTRGRRGPLERGERERRGGRDANLGSGEDKPSGRSQLQEAHLGCVGTHHWMAPEVLRGEPFTAAADVYSFGMVLWEMLARKIPFEGMNSPAHIITAVGYGGAAPVLSPSPPPLREIVARCLSHSPQNRPSFAWCAQQLQALHAANTLDVEMNLNTLLGLE; encoded by the exons atgaAGGGGGGAAGCAAGCAGAtggagaagggagggaagaagctggaggaCAGCGAACGCGTGATTGCGGGCGGAGAAAGAGCTAGGCCAAACctgaaggaaaaagggagagccAGCAGGACAACGCACCTCAACCGAGCGCACTTCCACCCAcctcgcttcgcttcctcctcctccgcctcttccgcctcctccgcctgttccgcctcttcctcttcttcgtctacttcgtctttctcctctcccgctgcttcgcgtcggccgtctgtcgcctccgcctcctctgctGCGGTGGACGATCGAGGTCACCCAGTGCGAGAAGgcctgcgcgtcgcctccccgtcTGGCGGGCTCCCGCTGCACTCGGAGCGCGAAGACACGCGCGTGCgctctccggtgtctccgagcgtggagaaaacggcgagtCGCTGTCGGCGGAGATCTCTCAAGGCTCTGCTGGCTTCTCCGGAATTCGCCTTGGAGGAGCTGAGCCGGAGAAATCGGCTCCCAGATCGCAcgtccgtctcgccctttcctttcccgtACCTGAACCTGTCTCCCGCCTTTCCGTCTGCCGAACGAAGCAACGACCCCGCCGCGCGAGGCCGGgaggacgggaaaaaaacgtcGCAGTCCGCCGCGCTTCGCAGGGAAacatgcgagagagacggcgcggggGAGCGAAAGTCAGGCTGGTGGGCGTGGGTGAAGCGCCGCTTCGCGCCGGGAGCGCACCccgcgaagcgagaaactCAAGACGGGGATggcgccgacggcgaggcagaggggACGAACGAGAGCAGCCCGCGAGCAAGCGCGGGCGAACGTGTGGTGCGAGaacgggaaggagaaggcggtTTTCCAACGATGGGTCACCCCGATTCGGCAGAGCCGCTCAGCCCAGCTGCGCCTGCCGACTCTGACTCTCGAGGCCGAGCcgcggcgtttctctctgcagccctcccgtccttctcgcctcagCCTCCGCGCGCCGCGCTTCGCCTGTGCATCTTGGTGTGGGCGGATCGCCGGGTGTATCGAGGCGAAACGTTCGCGTCCTCCGTTCGGCACGGCTGTGGGTACACTCTGTacggcggcggggcgacgggtgcgtctgcctcgctcgcggaAAAGAGGGTCAGTTGCCTGAACCGCGCGACTCTTTTCTCCCAGCCGCGCTCGCAGTTCCCCCTCCAGtcggccttcctctcgttcaaCGACTGGAGCGCACTGGCGCTGCTTAAGGGCGTCGCGGGGACGCGCGACGTGCCcacggtgtacagacagacGACGCCGGCTGCGCAGGCAGACTCGCTGCTCGCATCTGCGCAGAACGGCCTGTTTCCCCAAACCGCCgatctctcttcccgcctgcGCCTCGTGGACGGGAAAGGAGGAaccggcggcgcgcgcggctggAGGCTCGCCGgcctggagacgcggggaCAGCCGCGGGGACGAGCGGCGCCCAACGCAGAATCCCCCtcgcgtcgtcgccgcgggccccgcagagacagcgaagacagcgccggcgaggcgcgagacgcagacgaaaaGCTGGCCGCGGCCCTCGCAGTTCTCGCGTGCGCCTCGCCGAGGATTGCAGCCGGGTACTGCGGCCACTGGGAGAAAGACCAGCGCTCAGGCTGGGGCGTGTTTGTGCGCGGGAACTCGGGACTCAAGTACGAGGGCTTCTGGAGAAACGACTGCCGGGAGGGGTTGGGTGTACAGACGCTGGCCCAAGGCGTGCGATTTGTGGGCTGTTTTCGTCGTGGCGTCCGGCACGGCAAAGGCGTGCTCTTCCAACCCAACGGAAGCCTGTACGCGGGCGAGTGGGAAAACGGATACGTCGTGAAGCAAGAACTCCTGTTCTTCGGCGCGTTCGTCGAGCGAGACGCTGCACGCGTGGAAACGTCTGCCAGGGAAGCGCGCCGcgaggggaaagacgaggcaCGCGGGccgaaacgcgcagaggaggagacggcgggaggcaacacagagaaaaaagatgaGAAGGGACAAACGTATGTGGGGTCTTCCTCttggagacgcgcagaggaACAGGCGATCGATGCCTCAAAGGTCGACTCTGCCCCTGGCGGGTCTAAGTCGCAAGAGATCGGCCTGTCGTGGCGATTTTcccagacagagaaagagagaaaaggacacacgCGGGCGGggtcctcgcgctctcgcgcgcaAGGTACAGGTGtagaggaagcagagacaagtGGAGACAGGAACCACGTGCGGGGACGCGTCACGAGAAGAACATGTTCCCCGACCTCCTCACCCGTTATCGACAGTAGCGACCTGCCCTCGAGcgtggacgaggcggaagagagagacggagacagcgcaggcgagcgacggctcaccttcaggagagaaaagaaagaccgACGGAGTGGAAGTCGAGCAGAGACCAGTGGCGCACGCCAGCGGCCCCGGTCTCTGCTTTCGTGTGTGCAGCTGAGCGTGAAGAACACCGTCAGATACGACTCGCCaggggcgcgagaagaagagcgaaagagaaggcgacggaggcgaagaagaacgggaagcgGCAGCGGAATGGCTTCTCCGTGTCGGTGTGAGACCTCAGAGGGTCGCAACGAGGACTTCGCGGAGATTCGACTGAAGGAAGGAACACCCCGACTTGAAACGCAGCAGccgtttgcctcttcttcctcctcttcgccacCGCTGCAATCTCCGCGAAGCGGCGGTGAGGCAGCGGATGACGTGTCCGCCTCTCAAGCGACGGTAGAGCTGAGTCCAGCACCGACCGGCGCGGAACGCGGCGGGAGGCGTGAGGAAGGCAGTCGGAAGGCCAAGGCGGCCCCAGTGACGCAGGTTGAAGTGGAcggagagcaaagagaaaggcctCGGAGAGGCcccggcgaagacgagggagaagggcgatcgcgacgcgtcgctctccAGGCGGCGTCGGCAGAGCCGTCCTTGGACGGCCCGGCCCAAAGTCCGCGTGcaaagcaagaagagaggaagaagatgttTGTGGATTTTCAGCGGCAGATGAACGAAGCTCGGCGATtctcctcggccgccgcATGTGAAGAGTGGGGCACGAGCGAAGTGGCGCATTTCTTTGCGTGTCAGGGgttcccgctctctctccgggaAATTCTGATCGCTCAGGACATCGACGGCTCGGCCCTTCTCCAGGTACAAGAAGAAGACTTGGAGGAAATGGGCGTGCACGCGTGGGAAGACCGCCGCCTCGtgctcctcgtcgccgggATCCTGCACAAATTGAAGCGCCGGCACTCGCAGCGGACGCTCTACATGTCGCCTGAGCAGCTCCAGCAGGCTCAAGAGGTCGTGGCGACTCTCGAGATTCCAGCTGCGGAGGTCAGTCTCGAGGGCCGAgtcggcgaaggcggctACAGCCGGGTGTACCGAGCAAGGTGGCGGTACACCCGGTCGCTCGAGTTGGAGCAACAGAGGCAGGCGCTTTTGCAGTACCGCCAAGACGTCCACAACTACTACGCCTGGGTCCACCAGTTCTCCTCCCAGAGCCCCGCTCTGCAGTCTTCGAACAGCGCACAGAACCCAGAAACGCGACACACGTGCAGGCCTTCCTCCAGACTCCCCGCAGCCCGCCTGtgctctgcctcttctgcgtctcctctttcagTCGCGGACCCAgtgacgacggagacgccgcagtcccgtctctctccgtggcCCCAGGGAGGAGGCGGTCACCGGTCGCCTCCGGGGCGTTCGTTTGCGGAAGATTCTGCGTGCCCAGGAGGCTCTCCGCGGGCGCCTCAGCGGTGTGGATCCGAGCTGCAGGCCGGTCCCTGGAGCCTCGCCCCCGTGTCGCACCCCCTCCGGCGATGCCCGGGTCCGGCTCTTCACCCGAGCGCGGGCGTCCAGCCTTCGGTCTACGGGCCTGTCCCCTTTCCGGAGCCTGTCCCCTTTCCGGGGACTTCCTCAGCCTTTGTCTCGTCCACGTCGCCGCACCTGCCGGCTGGTCCCCACCTCGtcccgccgcctcttcctctcccgctcttccctgcGCCAGGCGCAGCGCGCTCAGGCCCTGCCTTCCCCGGAGACATGTGCGTGGCGGTCAAGGTATTTCGCCAGCGCGAACTGCGCGCCTTGCAGCggagtttcttctccgagCTGTCTGTGCTCTGCCGCCTGACGCACCCGAACATCGCGATGCTCCTgggcgtcgtctccgcgccgctGTACGGGCTCGTCACGGAGTACGTGCCTGCGGGGTCGCTCTTCGACATGCTCCACGTGCGGCGCATCCCCCTCTCGTTCACGCAAGTCGTCCGCTTCGGAAGAGACATCTGCCACGGCATGCGCTACCTCCACGAGCAAGGCGTCCTGCACTGCGACTTAAAGAGCCCGAATGTGCTCCtcgggaaacgcggagagatCAAGCTGTGCGACTTCGGCCTCGCCACCCTCATCGACGCGGCGCCCGACGCCGACGCCCAGACCCGCGGACGCCGAGGTCCCCTggagcgcggcgagcgcgagcgtcgcggaggcagagacgcgaaccTGGGGAGTGGAGAAGACAAACCGAGCGGGAGGTCGCAGCTCCAAGAGGCGCACCTCGGATGCGTCGGGACCCACCACTGGATGGCCCCTGAAG TCCTTCGCGGAGAGCCTTTCACCGCCGCTGCGGATGTCTACTCGTTTGGCATGGTCCTCTGGGAGATGCTCGCGAGAAAAATTCCCTTCGAAG GTATGAACAGCCCAGCGCACATTATCACAGCTGTGGGGTATGGCGGGGCCGCTCcggttttgtctccgtcgccgccgccgctgagAGAGATCGTGGCAAGGTGCTTAAGTCACTCCCCGCAGAATCGCCCCTCTTTCGCCTGGTGTGCTCAACAGCTGCAAGCCTTGCATGCGGCAAACACCCTCGACGTGGAGATGAATCTGAACACACTGCTCGGACTCGAGTGA